The following are encoded together in the Acidovorax sp. KKS102 genome:
- a CDS encoding CoA ester lyase: MQPTPVASGLRVAQAPAPGQGAVSVHPRDVLLGAQAQTGFLPVCDHYSGVEARMRKSLQLQAEMTQEFGTCVFDVTLDCEDGAPVGLESAHAALVASLALNAAPGARVAARVHAVDHPAFANDVATIAGEAGHRLCHIMIPKVESVDDVLLAERALERASAAHVPLHVLIESPAAVQRAFEIAAHPRVQSLSFGLMDFVSAHGGAIPAQAMTSAGQFTHPLVVRAKLEIASACHAHGKVPSHCVVTEFSDMAALQGAVGRASRELGYTRMWSIHPAQIRTILQAFAPQQDDIDTASRIIAAAALADWAPISVDGVLHDRASYRFYWQILERAHRTGRALPLAVRQWFDTSAFVPS; this comes from the coding sequence ATGCAGCCGACGCCTGTGGCATCGGGCCTTCGGGTCGCCCAAGCCCCCGCACCGGGGCAGGGCGCTGTGTCTGTCCATCCGCGCGATGTGTTGCTCGGCGCCCAGGCGCAGACCGGGTTTCTGCCGGTTTGCGACCACTACAGCGGCGTCGAAGCGCGCATGCGCAAGAGCCTGCAATTGCAGGCCGAGATGACGCAGGAGTTTGGCACCTGCGTCTTTGATGTCACCCTCGATTGCGAAGACGGAGCCCCTGTCGGGCTGGAGTCCGCGCATGCAGCGTTGGTGGCAAGCCTGGCACTGAATGCAGCCCCGGGCGCACGGGTTGCGGCCCGCGTTCACGCAGTGGACCACCCTGCATTTGCCAACGACGTCGCCACCATTGCAGGCGAGGCGGGGCACAGGCTGTGCCACATCATGATTCCCAAGGTCGAGTCGGTAGACGATGTTCTGCTGGCTGAGCGTGCGCTGGAGCGCGCGTCGGCGGCCCATGTGCCTTTGCACGTGTTGATCGAGTCTCCCGCCGCCGTGCAGCGGGCGTTTGAAATCGCGGCCCACCCCCGCGTGCAGAGCCTGAGTTTCGGGCTCATGGATTTTGTGTCGGCCCATGGCGGCGCCATTCCCGCGCAGGCCATGACCTCTGCCGGGCAGTTCACGCACCCGCTGGTGGTGCGAGCCAAGCTCGAAATCGCCTCGGCCTGCCATGCGCATGGCAAGGTACCGTCCCATTGCGTGGTCACCGAGTTTTCGGACATGGCGGCCCTGCAAGGTGCTGTCGGCCGCGCATCGCGCGAGCTGGGCTACACCCGGATGTGGAGCATCCATCCGGCGCAGATCCGCACCATCCTGCAGGCCTTTGCCCCCCAGCAGGACGATATCGACACCGCATCCCGGATCATTGCGGCGGCAGCGTTGGCTGACTGGGCCCCTATCAGTGTGGATGGGGTATTGCACGACCGGGCCAGCTACCGCTTCTATTGGCAAATTTTGGAGCGCGCCCACCGTACCGGGCGCGCGCTACCCTTGGCGGTGCGTCAATGGTTTGACACATCCGCTTTCGTTCCATCGTGA
- a CDS encoding malate dehydrogenase, whose product MSKKPVRVAVTGAAGQIGYALLFRIASGEMLGKDQPVILQLLEVPVEGPQKALKGVMMELDDCAFPLLVEMTAHSDPMTAFKDADYALLVGSRPRGPGMERAELLAVNGAIFTAQGKALNAVASRDVKVLVVGNPANTNAYIAMKSAPDLPRKNFTAMLRLDHNRAASQIAAKTGKAVADIEKLTVWGNHSPTMYADYRFATIKGESVAKMINDQEWNANTFLPTVGKRGAAIIEARGLSSAASAANAAIDHMRDWALGTNGKWVTMGVPSNGEYGIPKDVMFGFPVTCENGEYKIVEGLDIDAFSQERINITLAELQGEQDGVKHLL is encoded by the coding sequence ATGAGCAAGAAGCCCGTTCGCGTCGCTGTCACCGGCGCCGCCGGTCAAATCGGTTACGCCCTGCTGTTCCGTATCGCCTCCGGCGAAATGCTGGGCAAGGACCAGCCGGTCATCCTGCAATTGCTCGAAGTGCCTGTCGAAGGTCCTCAAAAAGCGCTCAAGGGCGTGATGATGGAACTGGACGACTGCGCCTTCCCGCTGCTCGTCGAAATGACCGCCCACAGCGACCCCATGACCGCCTTCAAGGACGCTGACTACGCACTGCTGGTCGGTTCGCGTCCCCGTGGTCCTGGCATGGAGCGTGCCGAGTTGCTGGCTGTCAACGGCGCCATCTTCACGGCACAGGGCAAGGCCCTGAACGCAGTGGCATCGCGTGACGTGAAGGTGCTGGTGGTGGGCAACCCCGCCAACACCAATGCTTACATCGCCATGAAGTCGGCCCCCGACCTGCCACGCAAGAACTTCACCGCCATGCTGCGCCTGGACCACAACCGTGCTGCCAGCCAGATCGCAGCAAAGACCGGCAAGGCCGTGGCTGACATTGAGAAGCTGACCGTGTGGGGCAACCACTCGCCCACGATGTACGCCGACTACCGCTTTGCCACCATCAAGGGCGAAAGCGTGGCCAAGATGATCAACGACCAGGAATGGAACGCCAACACGTTCCTGCCCACCGTGGGCAAGCGTGGCGCAGCCATCATCGAAGCCCGTGGCCTGTCGTCGGCAGCGTCTGCAGCCAATGCGGCCATCGACCACATGCGCGACTGGGCCCTGGGCACCAACGGCAAGTGGGTCACCATGGGTGTTCCATCCAATGGCGAATACGGCATTCCCAAGGACGTGATGTTCGGCTTCCCTGTGACTTGCGAAAACGGCGAGTACAAGATCGTTGAAGGTTTGGACATCGATGCGTTCTCGCAAGAGCGCATCAACATCACGCTGGCCGAACTGCAAGGCGAGCAAGACGGCGTCAAGCACCTGCTGTAA
- a CDS encoding GntR family transcriptional regulator, producing MSSLPFAADNPAAPQGAAGVATPAFSPLYQQIKGLILQSLQQGEWKPGEAIPSEMELAARFRVSQGTVRKAIDELAAENLVMRRQGKGTFVATHAEQHVQYRFLKLLPDTGDARVEGPAQRRVIDCRRVRANADVARALALRSGDAVMQARRILSFAGVPTILEDIWLPGQAFKGLTAEQLANYQGPTYAMFELDFGVRMVRAEEKIRAVLPDEEQAQLLQITPVTPLLSVERIAYTYNDVPMELRRGLYRTDTHHYRNELS from the coding sequence ATGTCATCGCTTCCGTTCGCAGCCGACAACCCCGCCGCTCCGCAAGGCGCCGCGGGCGTCGCCACGCCAGCGTTCAGCCCGCTGTACCAGCAGATCAAGGGGCTGATCCTGCAGAGCCTGCAACAGGGTGAATGGAAGCCTGGCGAGGCCATCCCGAGCGAAATGGAGCTGGCTGCGCGCTTTCGCGTGAGCCAGGGCACGGTTCGCAAGGCCATTGACGAACTGGCCGCCGAAAACCTGGTCATGCGCCGGCAAGGCAAAGGCACCTTTGTGGCCACCCACGCCGAGCAGCATGTGCAGTACCGCTTTCTGAAGCTGCTGCCCGACACGGGAGACGCCCGCGTGGAGGGCCCTGCGCAGCGCCGCGTGATCGATTGCCGCCGCGTGCGTGCCAATGCCGATGTGGCCCGTGCCCTGGCGTTGCGCAGTGGCGATGCCGTCATGCAAGCCCGGCGCATTCTGTCTTTTGCGGGAGTGCCCACCATTCTGGAAGACATCTGGCTGCCCGGCCAGGCATTCAAGGGCCTTACCGCCGAACAGCTGGCTAATTACCAAGGGCCGACTTACGCCATGTTTGAACTCGACTTTGGCGTGCGCATGGTGCGGGCCGAAGAAAAAATCCGCGCCGTGCTGCCCGACGAAGAACAAGCCCAGTTGCTGCAAATCACACCCGTCACGCCGCTGCTGAGCGTCGAGCGCATCGCTTACACCTACAACGATGTTCCCATGGAGTTACGCCGGGGCCTGTATCGCACCGATACCCACCACTACCGTAATGAATTGAGCTGA
- the sdhC gene encoding succinate dehydrogenase, cytochrome b556 subunit, whose protein sequence is MTELAKKRPEFRNINAFKDLTTYRMTPAAWVSILHRASGLIMFLLLPFIIWMFDTSVSSEISFAKFSAAFNIGIGFVPGWFIKLVALALIWAYLHHFMAGLRHLWMDVSHSAVNKQFGKSSALTVLVISIGLALVLGAKLFGLY, encoded by the coding sequence ATGACAGAACTAGCCAAAAAACGGCCTGAATTCCGCAACATCAATGCCTTCAAGGACTTGACGACCTACCGCATGACGCCTGCCGCGTGGGTTTCGATCTTGCACCGCGCCAGCGGACTGATCATGTTCCTGCTGCTGCCTTTCATCATCTGGATGTTCGACACCTCGGTGTCTTCCGAAATCTCGTTCGCCAAATTCTCGGCGGCCTTCAACATCGGCATCGGCTTTGTGCCCGGCTGGTTCATCAAGCTGGTCGCTCTGGCGCTGATCTGGGCCTACCTGCACCACTTCATGGCCGGCCTGCGCCACCTGTGGATGGACGTGAGCCACAGCGCCGTGAACAAGCAATTTGGCAAGAGCTCTGCCCTGACCGTTCTGGTCATCAGCATCGGGCTGGCCCTG